From the genome of Amycolatopsis sp. NBC_01488, one region includes:
- a CDS encoding VOC family protein, whose protein sequence is MENKTFPRLEHLGVVVRDLAAATAFFVELGLEVEGEATVEGPAVDRINGLDGVRSDIVMLRPPDGHGRLELARYHTPAGPEGDPRAPANTPGLRHVLFEVEGIEDVLDRLRPHGAELVGEVVQYEDSWRLCYVRGPEGIIVELAERVR, encoded by the coding sequence ATGGAGAACAAGACCTTTCCGCGACTGGAACACCTCGGCGTCGTCGTGCGGGACCTCGCGGCCGCGACGGCCTTCTTCGTCGAGCTCGGGCTCGAGGTGGAGGGCGAGGCGACGGTCGAGGGTCCCGCGGTCGACCGCATCAACGGCCTCGACGGCGTGCGGTCGGACATCGTGATGCTGCGGCCGCCGGACGGCCACGGACGGCTCGAGCTGGCCCGCTACCACACGCCGGCCGGCCCGGAAGGCGACCCGCGGGCGCCCGCGAACACACCCGGCCTCCGGCACGTCCTCTTCGAGGTCGAAGGCATCGAGGACGTTCTCGACCGGCTGCGGCCGCACGGCGCCGAGCTGGTCGGCGAGGTGGTGCAGTACGAGGACAGCTGGCGGCTCTGCTACGTCCGCGGCCCCGAGGGGATCATCGTCGAACTGGCCGAACGGGTCCGGTGA
- a CDS encoding RNA polymerase sigma factor has product MDEVLLRSLTPNVLGILVRRGADFAAAEDAVQDALVEALRVWPADPPRDPKGWLVTVAWRKFLDAARSDTARRRREDLVDVEPAPGPASAEDDTLQLYFLCAHPSLTPSSAVALTLRAVGGLTTRQIAQAYLVPETTMAQRISRAKRTVGQVRLDQLGDVATVLRVLYLVFNEGYSGDVDLAAEAIRLTRQLAAATDHPEVAGLLALMLLHHARRAGRTAADGSLVPLAEQDRGRWDTRAIAEGVGILQTALARDRLGEFQAQAAIAALHADAQTAEETDWVQIVEWYDELARLTDSPVVRLNRAVAVGEADGPRAGLTALAELDETLPRHTAVAAYLHERDGDLETAARLYAEAALKAANLAERDHLTRQAARLNTHLRG; this is encoded by the coding sequence GTGGACGAAGTGCTGCTCCGGAGCCTGACGCCGAACGTGCTCGGAATCCTCGTCCGGCGCGGCGCCGACTTCGCGGCGGCCGAGGACGCCGTGCAGGACGCGCTGGTCGAGGCCCTCCGCGTCTGGCCGGCCGACCCACCGCGTGATCCGAAGGGCTGGCTGGTGACGGTCGCGTGGCGCAAGTTCCTCGACGCGGCCCGGTCGGACACCGCGCGGCGGCGGCGTGAGGACCTCGTCGACGTCGAGCCGGCGCCCGGGCCGGCGTCGGCCGAGGACGACACGCTCCAGCTGTACTTCCTGTGCGCGCACCCGTCGCTGACGCCGTCTTCGGCGGTCGCGCTCACCTTGCGCGCTGTCGGCGGATTGACCACGCGCCAGATCGCGCAGGCGTACCTGGTCCCCGAAACGACCATGGCGCAGCGGATCAGCCGGGCGAAGCGGACGGTCGGGCAGGTGCGGCTGGACCAGCTCGGCGACGTCGCGACCGTGCTGCGCGTCCTCTACCTCGTGTTCAACGAGGGTTACTCCGGCGACGTCGACCTGGCCGCCGAGGCCATCCGGCTGACCCGGCAGCTCGCGGCCGCGACCGACCACCCCGAGGTCGCGGGGCTGCTGGCGCTCATGCTGCTGCACCACGCCCGGCGCGCGGGCCGGACCGCGGCCGACGGCAGCCTGGTGCCGCTCGCCGAACAGGACCGCGGCCGGTGGGACACGCGGGCGATCGCCGAGGGCGTGGGGATCCTGCAGACGGCGCTCGCCCGCGACCGGCTGGGCGAGTTCCAGGCGCAGGCGGCCATCGCGGCCCTGCACGCGGACGCGCAGACCGCCGAGGAGACGGACTGGGTGCAGATCGTCGAGTGGTACGACGAGCTCGCGCGCCTGACCGACAGCCCGGTGGTCCGGCTCAACCGCGCGGTGGCGGTGGGCGAGGCCGACGGGCCGCGCGCCGGGTTGACGGCCCTCGCGGAGCTGGACGAGACGCTCCCCCGCCACACGGCGGTGGCGGCCTACCTCCACGAGCGCGACGGCGACCTGGAGACGGCGGCGCGGTTGTACGCCGAAGCGGCTCTCAAGGCGGCCAACCTCGCTGAACGCGACCATCTGACTCGGCAGGCTGCGCGGCTCAACACCCACCTGCGTGGCTGA